In Tenrec ecaudatus isolate mTenEca1 chromosome 5, mTenEca1.hap1, whole genome shotgun sequence, the following are encoded in one genomic region:
- the ZNF438 gene encoding zinc finger protein 438 isoform X2 yields MPSQNYALMQLAGQEGTFSLVALPPVPSAQKPRIPLPENLKLPIPRYQPPRNSKASRTSHSQPPVQTLACPQMSSPTHSRPDRPHKTVSSQQALSLDEAPGIHSTTALPDGSSLRASGPTVTSSRGGVNALATPRRPGPREPPAEQAHPRVSATPSFASKKACSRPPTIHLSKAMASLPPTVLGSTVQLLSPVPKGKLPILPYARRSTADLCKREPEAPVANLSSPGHRANCCRVPSVAGASPAATRMTDETPGPLVLRPGPSESARCSAPKLDLSPETNQNGGSSRRRARKQKSPEEILALPGKRRKCLASKCRDHKERVKNDPQQPRNQKPVKKYRSIMPKPVVIMPALAPLTPPAAALLTSPPGGLLAPKAPGPKLPAGPSPNPSAAFRSGCAGPRKPWHRCQVCSRNFQFKQHLRDHMRTHTIRQPYSCRVCRKTYIRSSSLSTHMKLHHGESRPKRLLCCEFCAKVFGHVRVYFGHLKEVHRVSISTEPSPGELQPGDLPKTQGTEEAAERENKSSPEEDLFLNRVDEVKLQIKCSRCQITAQSFSEINFHLLYVHGEEIQGPLQEGLLPGSRGAPGELVKHPAPDGKQCPQRRKLREPCPSEEQFPVCPNSKRQLCLLPQKSVQTQMKTEGAHVGPGGPEDPQGPQHPTADRVRFHSHAGFNCLLCSQSLGQREELLLHWARQHRCEDPARLWTLFSAFSNQGVIVLPNGIRRETGETEGD; encoded by the exons ATGCCTTCCCAGAACTACGCCCTGATGCAGCTCGCTGGCCAGGAGGGGACGTTTTCCCTGGTCGCCTTGCCACCTGTCCCCTCGGCACAGAAGCCCAGAATCCCCCTGCCTGAGAACCTGAAGCTGCCGATTCCTCGGTACCAGCCCCCCAGAAACAGCAAAGCGTCCAGAACGAGCCACAGCCAGCCACCGGTCCAAACCCTGGCGTGTCCCCAGATGTCCTCCCCCACACACAGCCGTCCTGATCGTCCCCACAAAACCGTGTCATCCCAACAAGCCTTGTCCCTGGATGAGGCCCCAGGCATCCACAGCACCACCGCTCTGCCCGACGGAAGTAGCCTCAGAGCCTCGGGACCGACAGTGACCTCCAGCCGGGGAGGTGTGAACGCCCTAGCCACACCAAGACGCCCTGGCCCACGGGAGCCCCCAGCAGAGCAGGCCCACCCGAGGGTCTCGGCGACACCTAGCTTTGCGAGCAAGAAAGCCTGCAGCAGACCTCCTACTATCCACCTTTCAAAAGCCATGGCCAGTTTGCCCCCCACCGTCTTGGGCAGTACAGTTCAGTTGCTGTCGCCTGTCCCCAAAGGAAAATTGCCCATCTTACCCTATGCACGGAGGAGCACCGCAGACCTGTGCAAAAGGGAGCCCGAGGCACCGGTGGCCAATTTGTCCAGCCCCGGGCACAGGGCCAACTGCTGCCGGGTGCCCTCCGTCGCAGGAGCCTCTCCTGCTGCCACCAGAATGACTGACGAGACCCCCGGCCCACTGGTGTTGAGGCCAGGTCCCTCTGAAAGTGCCCGCTGCTCAGCCCCCAAGTTAGATCTCAGCCCCGAAACAAACCAGAACGGTGGTTCAAGCCGGAGAAGGgcaagaaaacagaaatcaccGGAGGAGATCCTGGCCCTCCCAGGAAAGAGGAGGAAATGCCTCGCCAGTAAGTGCAGAGACCATAAGGAACGAGTCAAAAATGACCCCCAGCAACCCAGGAACCAGAAACCCGTGAAAAAGTACCGTAGCATCATGCCCAAGCCTGTAGTCATCATGCCAGCGCTGGCTCCTCTGACCCCACCTGCAGCCGCCCTGCTGACCTCCCCTCCTGGAGGCCTGCTGGCTCCCAAAGCCCCCGGCCCCAAGCTGCCTGCCGGCCCTTCCCCGAATCCCAGTGCGGCCTTCAGAAGTGGATGCGCTGGCCCGAGGAAGCCGTGGCACAGGTGTCAGGTCTGTAGCCGCAACTTTCAGTTCAAGCAGCATCTCCGAGACCACATGCGCACGCACACCATCAGACAGCCTTACAGCTGCCGCGTCTGCCGCAAGACGTACATCCGTTCCAGCAGCCTGAGCACGCACATGAAGCTTCACCATGGCGAGAGCCGACCCAAGAGGCTCCTGTGCTGCGAATTTTGTGCCAAAGTTTTCGGCCATGTCCGGGTCTATTTTGGGCATCTGAAGGAAGTGCACAGGGTCTCCATCAGCACCGAGCCCTCCCCTGGCGAACTGCAGCCAGGGGACCTTCCAAAGACCCAGGGGACAGAGGAGGCAGCAGAGAG GGAAAACAAGTCAAGCCCGGAAGAAGACCTCTTTCTAAATCGGGTGGACGAAGTCAAATTACAAATCAAATGCAGCCGCTGTCAGATCACGGCCCAGTCTTTCTCGGAAATAAACTTTCACCTACTGTATGTCCACGGAGAGGAAATCCAGGGCCCACTCCAGGAAGGCCTTCTTCCGGGAAGCAGAGGGGCTCCCGGAGAGCTGGTGAAACATCCTGCTCCTGACGGGAAGCAATGTCCCCAGAGGAGAAAGCTCCGTGAGCCTTGTCCCTCCGAGGAACAATTCCCGGTGTGCCCTAACTCGAAAAGGCAACTCTGCCTTCTTCCTCAGAAGAGTGtgcaaacccaaatgaaaaccgaAGGAGCCCACGTGGGGCCCGGGGGGCCAGAAGATCCCCAGGGCCCTCAGCATCCCACTGCTGACAGGGTCCGCTTTCACTCCCACGCGGGCTTTAACTGCCTGCTGTGCTCGCAGAGCCTGGGCCAGCGGGAGGAGCTGCTCCTGCACTGGGCGCGGCAGCACCGCTGCGAGGACCCCGCCAGGCTGTGGACGCTCTTCAGTGCCTTCTCCAACCAGGGCGTGATCGTGTTGCCCAATGGGATACgaagggagacaggggaaacAGAGGGGGACTAA
- the ZNF438 gene encoding zinc finger protein 438 isoform X1 has protein sequence MQNSLSVPLKDQGESGTVQSGRNGQNKSHFRTIAPKIAPKVLASRVLPCRSLPASHHPSPGPAVGPTSLVMPSQNYALMQLAGQEGTFSLVALPPVPSAQKPRIPLPENLKLPIPRYQPPRNSKASRTSHSQPPVQTLACPQMSSPTHSRPDRPHKTVSSQQALSLDEAPGIHSTTALPDGSSLRASGPTVTSSRGGVNALATPRRPGPREPPAEQAHPRVSATPSFASKKACSRPPTIHLSKAMASLPPTVLGSTVQLLSPVPKGKLPILPYARRSTADLCKREPEAPVANLSSPGHRANCCRVPSVAGASPAATRMTDETPGPLVLRPGPSESARCSAPKLDLSPETNQNGGSSRRRARKQKSPEEILALPGKRRKCLASKCRDHKERVKNDPQQPRNQKPVKKYRSIMPKPVVIMPALAPLTPPAAALLTSPPGGLLAPKAPGPKLPAGPSPNPSAAFRSGCAGPRKPWHRCQVCSRNFQFKQHLRDHMRTHTIRQPYSCRVCRKTYIRSSSLSTHMKLHHGESRPKRLLCCEFCAKVFGHVRVYFGHLKEVHRVSISTEPSPGELQPGDLPKTQGTEEAAERENKSSPEEDLFLNRVDEVKLQIKCSRCQITAQSFSEINFHLLYVHGEEIQGPLQEGLLPGSRGAPGELVKHPAPDGKQCPQRRKLREPCPSEEQFPVCPNSKRQLCLLPQKSVQTQMKTEGAHVGPGGPEDPQGPQHPTADRVRFHSHAGFNCLLCSQSLGQREELLLHWARQHRCEDPARLWTLFSAFSNQGVIVLPNGIRRETGETEGD, from the exons GGGAATCTGGAACAGTACAGAGCGGGAGAAACGGGCAGAACAAGAGTCACTTTAGGACCATCGCCCCGAAAATCGCGCCTAAGGTCTTGGCCTCCAGAGTGCTGCCGTGCCGCTCCCTGCCAGCCTCCCACCACCCGAGCCCAGGGCCTGCCGTGGGCCCCACGTCCCTGGTGATGCCTTCCCAGAACTACGCCCTGATGCAGCTCGCTGGCCAGGAGGGGACGTTTTCCCTGGTCGCCTTGCCACCTGTCCCCTCGGCACAGAAGCCCAGAATCCCCCTGCCTGAGAACCTGAAGCTGCCGATTCCTCGGTACCAGCCCCCCAGAAACAGCAAAGCGTCCAGAACGAGCCACAGCCAGCCACCGGTCCAAACCCTGGCGTGTCCCCAGATGTCCTCCCCCACACACAGCCGTCCTGATCGTCCCCACAAAACCGTGTCATCCCAACAAGCCTTGTCCCTGGATGAGGCCCCAGGCATCCACAGCACCACCGCTCTGCCCGACGGAAGTAGCCTCAGAGCCTCGGGACCGACAGTGACCTCCAGCCGGGGAGGTGTGAACGCCCTAGCCACACCAAGACGCCCTGGCCCACGGGAGCCCCCAGCAGAGCAGGCCCACCCGAGGGTCTCGGCGACACCTAGCTTTGCGAGCAAGAAAGCCTGCAGCAGACCTCCTACTATCCACCTTTCAAAAGCCATGGCCAGTTTGCCCCCCACCGTCTTGGGCAGTACAGTTCAGTTGCTGTCGCCTGTCCCCAAAGGAAAATTGCCCATCTTACCCTATGCACGGAGGAGCACCGCAGACCTGTGCAAAAGGGAGCCCGAGGCACCGGTGGCCAATTTGTCCAGCCCCGGGCACAGGGCCAACTGCTGCCGGGTGCCCTCCGTCGCAGGAGCCTCTCCTGCTGCCACCAGAATGACTGACGAGACCCCCGGCCCACTGGTGTTGAGGCCAGGTCCCTCTGAAAGTGCCCGCTGCTCAGCCCCCAAGTTAGATCTCAGCCCCGAAACAAACCAGAACGGTGGTTCAAGCCGGAGAAGGgcaagaaaacagaaatcaccGGAGGAGATCCTGGCCCTCCCAGGAAAGAGGAGGAAATGCCTCGCCAGTAAGTGCAGAGACCATAAGGAACGAGTCAAAAATGACCCCCAGCAACCCAGGAACCAGAAACCCGTGAAAAAGTACCGTAGCATCATGCCCAAGCCTGTAGTCATCATGCCAGCGCTGGCTCCTCTGACCCCACCTGCAGCCGCCCTGCTGACCTCCCCTCCTGGAGGCCTGCTGGCTCCCAAAGCCCCCGGCCCCAAGCTGCCTGCCGGCCCTTCCCCGAATCCCAGTGCGGCCTTCAGAAGTGGATGCGCTGGCCCGAGGAAGCCGTGGCACAGGTGTCAGGTCTGTAGCCGCAACTTTCAGTTCAAGCAGCATCTCCGAGACCACATGCGCACGCACACCATCAGACAGCCTTACAGCTGCCGCGTCTGCCGCAAGACGTACATCCGTTCCAGCAGCCTGAGCACGCACATGAAGCTTCACCATGGCGAGAGCCGACCCAAGAGGCTCCTGTGCTGCGAATTTTGTGCCAAAGTTTTCGGCCATGTCCGGGTCTATTTTGGGCATCTGAAGGAAGTGCACAGGGTCTCCATCAGCACCGAGCCCTCCCCTGGCGAACTGCAGCCAGGGGACCTTCCAAAGACCCAGGGGACAGAGGAGGCAGCAGAGAG GGAAAACAAGTCAAGCCCGGAAGAAGACCTCTTTCTAAATCGGGTGGACGAAGTCAAATTACAAATCAAATGCAGCCGCTGTCAGATCACGGCCCAGTCTTTCTCGGAAATAAACTTTCACCTACTGTATGTCCACGGAGAGGAAATCCAGGGCCCACTCCAGGAAGGCCTTCTTCCGGGAAGCAGAGGGGCTCCCGGAGAGCTGGTGAAACATCCTGCTCCTGACGGGAAGCAATGTCCCCAGAGGAGAAAGCTCCGTGAGCCTTGTCCCTCCGAGGAACAATTCCCGGTGTGCCCTAACTCGAAAAGGCAACTCTGCCTTCTTCCTCAGAAGAGTGtgcaaacccaaatgaaaaccgaAGGAGCCCACGTGGGGCCCGGGGGGCCAGAAGATCCCCAGGGCCCTCAGCATCCCACTGCTGACAGGGTCCGCTTTCACTCCCACGCGGGCTTTAACTGCCTGCTGTGCTCGCAGAGCCTGGGCCAGCGGGAGGAGCTGCTCCTGCACTGGGCGCGGCAGCACCGCTGCGAGGACCCCGCCAGGCTGTGGACGCTCTTCAGTGCCTTCTCCAACCAGGGCGTGATCGTGTTGCCCAATGGGATACgaagggagacaggggaaacAGAGGGGGACTAA